A section of the Anaerobranca gottschalkii DSM 13577 genome encodes:
- a CDS encoding DUF368 domain-containing protein, translating to MKKWFSIFFRGIPIGLSLTLPGVSGGTVALILGLYDRIILGIKSLNIRFLFPVLLGSLIGIWLGSGFITFLLEQYHNITISFLLGLVLLSTKVTLGEVKTFNLPGILALLIFFILGLFLWSYSVEEVSGNSVSNIQLFLAGFISSVAMILPGISGATLLIILGLYGGVLEAVKDFEILVLFFYGLGALGGLFSFSWILSYLLNNHRSLTMMSLTGLILASTRAVIPLKFGIFEIMAFLLGGLTILLLSNNNFKKHVRKLTE from the coding sequence ATGAAAAAATGGTTTAGTATTTTTTTTAGGGGAATTCCCATTGGTCTATCACTGACACTGCCGGGAGTCAGTGGTGGAACAGTAGCCTTGATCCTTGGTTTGTATGACCGAATCATTTTAGGGATAAAATCTTTAAATATTAGATTTTTGTTCCCTGTTCTTTTAGGTTCCCTTATAGGAATTTGGTTAGGTTCTGGTTTTATAACCTTTTTATTAGAACAGTACCACAACATTACTATCTCCTTTTTATTAGGCCTTGTCCTTTTATCTACAAAAGTTACTTTAGGGGAAGTTAAAACCTTTAATTTACCAGGTATACTAGCTTTACTTATATTCTTTATTTTAGGTTTATTTTTATGGAGTTATTCTGTAGAAGAGGTAAGTGGTAATAGTGTTTCCAATATTCAATTATTCCTAGCAGGGTTCATTAGCAGTGTGGCTATGATTTTACCTGGGATAAGTGGAGCAACTTTATTAATAATTTTAGGCCTTTATGGTGGGGTGTTAGAAGCAGTAAAGGATTTCGAAATTTTAGTATTATTCTTTTACGGCTTAGGGGCATTAGGAGGTTTGTTTTCTTTTTCATGGATCCTTTCTTACTTATTAAATAACCACAGATCTTTAACTATGATGAGTTTAACCGGTTTAATTTTGGCATCGACTAGGGCAGTGATCCCTTTAAAATTTGGGATTTTTGAAATAATGGCTTTTCTTTTAGGAGGATTAACCATTCTCCTATTATCTAATAATAACTTTAAAAAACATGTTAGAAAATTAACTGAATAG